In Marinobacter sp. LQ44, the following are encoded in one genomic region:
- a CDS encoding alpha/beta fold hydrolase: MTVELNHRITGQGEPLILLHGLFGSLENLGGIARRLEDGWQIHALDQRNHGSSPHTDDMDYPAMAADVVAYMDALNLDKAWVLGHSMGGKVAMQVALGYPERVKGIIVADIAPVTYKARHDAVLDGMKNLDLIGVTTRQEADKRLAEFVEIPGVRQFLLKNLERIPAEQAGDGDQLFRWRLNLPVIDACYQKLAAAPEGEGPYNGPVLFIKGADSAYIQSKHQDTIRQLFPAAELKIIEGTGHWLHAEKPDTFAALCRRFLGS, from the coding sequence ATGACCGTTGAACTGAATCATCGTATTACCGGCCAGGGCGAGCCCCTGATCCTTCTGCATGGGCTGTTCGGCTCCCTTGAGAACCTTGGAGGTATCGCCCGCCGCCTGGAAGATGGCTGGCAGATTCACGCCCTCGATCAGCGCAATCATGGCAGCTCACCCCACACCGACGACATGGATTACCCGGCCATGGCGGCCGATGTGGTGGCCTACATGGACGCTCTCAATCTGGACAAGGCCTGGGTTCTGGGTCATTCCATGGGTGGCAAGGTGGCGATGCAGGTCGCCTTGGGTTATCCGGAACGGGTCAAGGGTATCATCGTCGCGGACATAGCACCGGTCACCTACAAAGCCCGGCATGATGCGGTTCTGGATGGCATGAAGAACCTGGACCTGATTGGCGTAACAACTCGCCAGGAAGCGGACAAGCGCCTGGCCGAATTTGTTGAAATCCCGGGCGTGCGGCAGTTCCTGCTGAAAAACCTGGAGCGGATACCGGCAGAGCAGGCCGGTGATGGTGATCAGCTGTTCCGCTGGCGCCTGAATTTGCCTGTGATTGACGCCTGTTATCAGAAACTGGCCGCCGCGCCGGAGGGTGAGGGTCCGTACAATGGTCCGGTGCTGTTTATCAAAGGCGCTGATTCCGCCTATATCCAAAGCAAACATCAAGACACCATCCGGCAACTGTTCCCAGCCGCCGAACTGAAGATAATCGAGGGTACCGGGCACTGGCTGCATGCTGAAAAGCCCGATACCTTTGCGGCTTTGTGTCGTCGTTTTCTCGGATCCTGA
- a CDS encoding SMP-30/gluconolactonase/LRE family protein, giving the protein MKWLLIGLLVIFLLLGSFLLTPSPVDSKAWEAPSPPAMTGVLAPNERLRLADLLARGQVYGPEDTTIDANGVLYAGTQDGKIVRVFPDGTVENWLETGGRPLGMVFDAQGNLIVADAWKGLLSITPDGTLSVLTREAEGTPFRFTDDVDIAPDGRIYFTDASSRFRQPDYILDLLEMRPHGRLLRYNPRTRRTEVLLANLHFANGVAVSPAGDYVLVNETWKYRILKYWISGPRAGQAEVFADNLPGFPDNLAVDDQGRYWVAFPTLRNAQVDSMHRKPWLKNLVAKLPDSLKPQPQEYGLVVAFDTSGKMITSLHDTRGSHLQEITSVNPHDGVLYFGSLHNDRIGRLPLHAIPGLGEQP; this is encoded by the coding sequence ATGAAATGGTTGTTGATAGGCCTGCTGGTCATCTTTCTGCTGCTGGGCAGCTTCCTGCTCACGCCGTCGCCGGTTGACAGCAAGGCCTGGGAGGCACCATCGCCACCGGCCATGACCGGTGTACTGGCGCCCAATGAACGCCTGCGCCTGGCAGACTTGCTGGCCCGGGGCCAGGTCTATGGTCCGGAAGATACCACCATTGATGCAAACGGCGTGCTTTACGCCGGCACCCAGGACGGCAAAATCGTGCGGGTGTTTCCGGATGGCACCGTAGAGAACTGGCTGGAAACCGGCGGGCGGCCCCTGGGTATGGTATTCGATGCCCAGGGCAACCTGATTGTGGCTGACGCCTGGAAAGGCCTGTTGTCCATCACCCCAGACGGCACCCTGTCGGTATTGACCCGCGAGGCCGAAGGCACGCCGTTCCGCTTTACTGACGACGTGGACATTGCGCCCGATGGCCGTATCTACTTCACTGACGCCAGCTCCCGCTTCCGCCAGCCGGACTACATTCTGGACCTGCTGGAGATGCGCCCCCATGGCCGCCTGCTTCGCTATAACCCCCGTACCCGCCGCACCGAAGTTCTGCTGGCCAACCTGCATTTTGCCAATGGCGTGGCGGTGTCGCCGGCGGGTGACTATGTGCTGGTTAACGAAACCTGGAAGTACCGCATCCTGAAATACTGGATTTCCGGGCCCAGGGCGGGCCAGGCCGAAGTGTTTGCAGACAACCTGCCGGGCTTTCCTGATAACCTGGCCGTGGATGATCAAGGCCGCTACTGGGTTGCGTTTCCAACCCTGCGCAATGCCCAGGTGGACAGCATGCACCGAAAACCCTGGCTTAAAAACCTGGTGGCCAAGTTGCCTGACAGTCTGAAGCCCCAGCCACAGGAGTATGGGCTGGTGGTTGCCTTCGATACCAGCGGTAAGATGATCACCAGCCTGCACGATACCCGCGGCAGCCACCTTCAGGAAA
- a CDS encoding AraC family transcriptional regulator, with amino-acid sequence MHAQTDQADTPQVAASSTLALVHYLDTLGLLNRPRIETLTGLSLEALEDPDLRIPASTHYQLWDLAEQLTGDPGVGLHAGQVVDPERMGLVGHVFFNCDTLGEAVVQYVRLHRLINESVTLSFEQTPDQAILTWQPDHPDHYCRQDMDRTLAAALCRTRHFIHRGIEADWLEVAHPEPGYASEYRKLFGGPVIFGTGITRMAFSSQHLGHPIPHRNPYVYSAVLKQVNAVLARLQTRKSFSRKVRRLISRQMATDRIDADTLARQCHMSRQTLYRKLKKEGLSFHDLVEQVRQDKALRYVADDQYALGEIAFLLGFSELSAFSRAFKRWTGMAPAQFRANHQEGNE; translated from the coding sequence ATGCACGCGCAAACGGACCAAGCGGATACCCCGCAAGTTGCGGCCTCCAGCACACTGGCGCTCGTGCATTACCTGGATACGCTCGGGCTGTTGAATCGCCCCCGGATTGAAACCCTCACCGGCCTTAGCCTGGAAGCCCTGGAAGATCCGGATTTGCGCATTCCCGCCAGCACCCACTACCAACTTTGGGATCTGGCCGAACAGCTGACCGGAGACCCCGGTGTTGGACTGCACGCCGGGCAGGTGGTTGACCCTGAACGAATGGGCCTGGTCGGGCATGTTTTCTTCAATTGCGACACCCTGGGCGAGGCCGTCGTGCAGTATGTGCGCCTGCACCGGCTGATCAACGAATCGGTAACCCTGAGCTTTGAGCAAACGCCGGATCAGGCCATCCTGACCTGGCAGCCAGACCACCCCGATCACTACTGTCGTCAGGATATGGATCGCACCCTGGCGGCGGCGCTGTGTCGAACCCGTCATTTTATTCACCGGGGCATTGAAGCCGACTGGCTGGAAGTGGCCCATCCGGAACCCGGCTATGCAAGTGAGTACCGGAAACTGTTTGGCGGGCCGGTTATTTTTGGTACCGGCATCACCAGAATGGCGTTCTCCAGCCAGCACCTCGGGCACCCGATTCCCCATCGCAACCCGTATGTCTATTCCGCCGTGCTGAAGCAGGTCAATGCGGTGCTGGCTCGCCTGCAAACGCGGAAGTCTTTCAGCCGCAAGGTTCGCCGCCTGATTTCACGGCAAATGGCCACTGATCGCATTGATGCCGACACCCTGGCCCGGCAGTGCCACATGAGCCGCCAAACCCTGTACCGCAAGCTGAAAAAAGAGGGCCTGAGTTTTCATGATCTGGTGGAACAGGTGCGCCAGGACAAGGCCCTTCGGTATGTAGCTGACGACCAGTATGCCCTGGGGGAAATTGCCTTCCTGCTGGGTTTTTCTGAACTCAGCGCCTTCAGCCGTGCCTTCAAACGCTGGACCGGCATGGCACCGGCCCAGTTTCGGGCAAACCATCAGGAAGGTAACGAATGA
- the cls gene encoding cardiolipin synthase produces MTADNLSLLAIPLAALYLAALACIYRILLSYRTAQGAIAWIIALVGLPYIAVPLFVLFGRSRFGGYVKARRMGDQSLTTLLDQFEKQTTSISNPGHEHFSDELQVLCKLSRQPFTSGNQCTLLEDGTATFEALFEAMEDASQYILLEFYIVRSDKVGQRIKAILERKLAQGVEVWFLYDDIGSVLLSRRWLNELSAAGARIASFGNGNVRRRRFQINFRNHRKLLVCDGKVGFVGGINLGDEYLGTAMDQEPWRDTHCRIEGPAVTGLQLAWLEDWHWASNIRPELDWHPSFDTGGDQQVLVLPTGPADTWETCTLFFLNSINNARTRIWIASPYFVPDFQIMNALQLAALRGVDVRILIPEKSDSRLIRLAAYSYLVQASQAGIGIYRYQPGFMHQKVVLVDDRYAAVGTANLDNRSMRLNFEITAVNTNENFIRSVDAMLRKDLEHCQRMTERDYQDRSILFRLSCRAVRLLAPLL; encoded by the coding sequence ATGACTGCGGATAATCTGTCATTGCTGGCCATCCCCCTTGCCGCACTGTACCTGGCAGCCCTGGCCTGCATTTATCGGATCCTGCTCAGCTATCGCACCGCCCAGGGGGCCATAGCCTGGATCATCGCACTGGTAGGCCTGCCCTATATCGCGGTGCCACTGTTTGTTCTGTTCGGCCGAAGCCGCTTTGGCGGTTATGTCAAAGCCCGCCGGATGGGCGATCAGTCCCTGACCACCCTGCTGGACCAGTTCGAGAAGCAGACCACGTCGATCTCCAACCCCGGCCACGAACATTTCAGCGATGAGCTGCAGGTACTGTGCAAGTTGAGCCGGCAACCGTTTACCAGCGGCAACCAGTGCACACTGCTGGAAGACGGAACCGCAACATTTGAGGCCCTGTTCGAAGCTATGGAGGATGCCAGTCAATACATTCTGCTGGAGTTCTACATCGTGCGCTCAGACAAGGTGGGGCAGCGCATCAAGGCGATTCTGGAACGCAAGCTGGCGCAGGGTGTCGAGGTGTGGTTTCTGTACGACGACATCGGCAGTGTGTTGCTGTCACGGCGCTGGCTTAACGAACTGTCAGCCGCCGGCGCGCGCATCGCTTCGTTCGGCAACGGTAACGTGCGCCGCCGGCGTTTCCAGATCAATTTCCGGAACCACCGGAAGTTACTGGTCTGTGATGGCAAGGTGGGCTTTGTTGGCGGCATTAACCTGGGCGACGAATACCTGGGCACGGCGATGGACCAGGAACCCTGGCGCGATACCCACTGTCGCATTGAGGGCCCGGCCGTGACCGGGTTGCAGCTGGCGTGGCTGGAAGACTGGCACTGGGCCAGTAATATCCGCCCGGAACTGGACTGGCACCCGAGCTTTGACACCGGCGGTGATCAACAGGTTCTGGTACTGCCTACCGGGCCTGCAGATACCTGGGAGACCTGCACGCTATTCTTCCTGAACAGCATCAACAATGCCCGCACCCGAATCTGGATTGCGTCGCCCTATTTTGTTCCGGATTTCCAGATCATGAACGCCCTGCAGCTGGCGGCGCTGCGAGGGGTGGACGTTCGCATCCTGATTCCTGAAAAATCCGATAGCCGGCTTATTCGCCTGGCTGCCTATTCCTACCTGGTGCAAGCCAGCCAGGCTGGCATCGGGATCTATCGGTACCAGCCCGGCTTCATGCACCAGAAGGTGGTTCTGGTGGACGACCGTTATGCCGCCGTGGGTACGGCCAATCTGGACAATCGTTCCATGCGCCTGAATTTCGAGATCACCGCGGTGAACACCAACGAGAACTTCATACGCTCGGTCGATGCCATGCTCCGGAAAGATCTTGAGCACTGCCAGCGAATGACAGAGCGGGATTACCAGGACCGCTCCATTCTCTTCCGACTCAGCTGTCGCGCGGTGCGATTGCTGGCGCCGTTGCTGTAG
- a CDS encoding GntR family transcriptional regulator, with product MNAFKPRETLTEQVARHIENLIAFEQLRSGERIYESSMAKEMDVSHGSIREALLLLEKRHLVRNVPRKGAFVTPLDEHFVRSLYEILELYLAHTGQKLVRQWQPEDMARLENLYRQMKDCYQKNDLMAFLELGIEYTKASLVYADNYFIVSAIDDLWPSAKRCAFVAFRQGGAQVLEDNLAHMEESIRAIGNRDEAALASILHRYAIQQCEQVLAAINAG from the coding sequence ATGAACGCATTCAAGCCCAGAGAAACCCTGACCGAACAAGTCGCCCGCCATATTGAAAACCTGATTGCCTTTGAACAGCTGAGATCCGGTGAGCGCATCTACGAAAGCTCCATGGCCAAAGAGATGGACGTCAGTCATGGTTCCATCCGCGAGGCGCTGTTACTGCTGGAAAAACGGCACCTGGTCCGCAACGTGCCACGCAAGGGGGCGTTCGTTACCCCGCTGGACGAGCACTTTGTACGAAGTCTCTATGAAATTCTCGAACTGTACCTGGCCCACACCGGCCAAAAACTGGTGCGACAATGGCAACCCGAGGACATGGCCCGGCTTGAAAATCTGTATCGGCAAATGAAGGACTGCTACCAGAAAAACGACCTGATGGCGTTTCTGGAGCTGGGCATTGAATACACCAAGGCGTCACTGGTGTACGCGGACAACTACTTTATCGTCTCCGCCATTGATGACCTCTGGCCCTCGGCCAAACGCTGTGCCTTTGTCGCCTTTCGCCAAGGCGGGGCACAAGTACTGGAGGACAATCTGGCACACATGGAAGAATCCATCCGGGCCATTGGCAACCGGGACGAAGCGGCCCTGGCAAGCATCCTGCACCGATACGCCATCCAGCAATGCGAACAGGTTCTGGCCGCCATCAACGCAGGTTGA